In Opitutus sp. ER46, the following are encoded in one genomic region:
- a CDS encoding acyl-CoA carboxylase subunit beta, which produces MAIPKSYLEELQKRREAAYAGGGADKLAERKKKGLLNARERLEALFQPGSFLESGLHAQHDCHNFGMQSKTLPTDGVITGVGYIDGRPIAAFSHDFTVGGGALGKIHSKKVADVMDYAMQAGMPMVGINDSGGARIQEGDDSLSGYGQIFFRNVLLSGVVPQISIIAGPCAGGAAYSPALTDFIIMTKKNAQMFICGPDVIKASTGQTTTMDEIGSAAAHATISGNIHFVAEDDHHAFDIARKLLSFLPQNNIMDPPHRPVPVPMERDERMNELVPEDSKAPLDVLKVINLLVDDGDFLEVQKDFAKNIVVGFGRIGGLVVGIIANQPAVKAGTLDIDSSDKGARFIRFCNVFNIPVVTLVDIPGFMPGVAQERGGIIRHGAKMLFAYAACTVPKITVIMRKAYGGAYLAMCSRDMGADFVYAWPCSEIAVMGAGGAVGVLYKKEIAAAADPKKKAAELADEYRKTFGSPYAAAAKAMINDVIEPAQTRGIVAMALRNTLSKRETRPPKKHGNIPL; this is translated from the coding sequence ATGGCGATTCCAAAATCGTATCTTGAAGAGCTGCAGAAGCGGCGCGAGGCGGCCTATGCCGGCGGTGGCGCCGACAAGCTCGCCGAACGCAAGAAGAAGGGCCTGCTGAACGCACGCGAACGCCTCGAGGCGCTGTTCCAGCCGGGCAGCTTCCTTGAGTCCGGCCTGCACGCGCAGCACGACTGCCACAACTTCGGCATGCAGTCGAAGACCCTGCCGACCGACGGTGTCATCACCGGCGTCGGCTACATCGATGGCCGGCCCATCGCCGCGTTCAGCCACGACTTCACCGTCGGCGGCGGCGCGCTGGGCAAGATCCACTCGAAGAAGGTCGCCGACGTCATGGACTACGCCATGCAGGCGGGCATGCCCATGGTCGGCATCAACGACTCGGGTGGCGCGCGCATTCAGGAGGGTGATGACTCGCTCTCCGGCTACGGCCAGATCTTCTTCCGCAATGTGCTGCTCTCCGGCGTCGTGCCGCAGATCTCCATCATCGCCGGCCCGTGCGCCGGTGGCGCGGCGTATTCGCCGGCGCTGACGGACTTCATCATCATGACGAAGAAGAACGCGCAGATGTTCATCTGCGGTCCCGACGTCATCAAGGCCTCGACCGGCCAGACGACGACGATGGACGAGATCGGCAGCGCCGCGGCGCACGCCACGATCTCCGGCAACATTCACTTCGTCGCCGAGGATGATCACCACGCGTTCGACATCGCGCGCAAGCTCCTGTCGTTCCTTCCGCAGAACAACATCATGGACCCGCCGCACCGCCCGGTGCCGGTGCCGATGGAGCGCGACGAGCGCATGAACGAGCTCGTGCCCGAGGATTCGAAGGCGCCGCTCGACGTGCTGAAGGTCATCAACTTGCTGGTCGACGACGGCGACTTCCTCGAGGTCCAGAAGGACTTCGCGAAGAACATCGTCGTGGGCTTCGGCCGCATCGGCGGCCTGGTCGTCGGCATCATTGCCAACCAGCCGGCGGTGAAGGCGGGCACGCTGGACATCGACTCGTCCGACAAGGGCGCGCGGTTCATCCGGTTCTGCAACGTCTTCAACATCCCGGTCGTGACGCTGGTCGACATCCCGGGCTTCATGCCGGGCGTCGCGCAGGAGCGTGGCGGCATCATCCGCCACGGTGCGAAGATGCTCTTCGCCTACGCGGCCTGCACGGTGCCGAAGATCACCGTCATCATGCGCAAGGCGTACGGCGGCGCGTACTTGGCGATGTGCAGCCGCGACATGGGCGCGGACTTCGTCTACGCGTGGCCGTGCTCCGAGATCGCGGTCATGGGCGCCGGCGGTGCCGTCGGCGTGCTCTACAAGAAGGAAATCGCCGCGGCGGCCGACCCGAAGAAGAAGGCCGCTGAGCTGGCGGACGAGTATCGGAAGACCTTCGGGTCGCCGTATGCCGCCGCCGCCAAGGCGATGATCAACGACGTCATCGAGCCCGCGCAGACGCGCGGGATCGTGGCGATGGCGCTGCGCAACACGCTCTCGAAGCGCGAGACGCGGCCGCCGAAGAAGCACGGCAACATTCCGCTCTAA
- a CDS encoding acetyl-CoA carboxylase biotin carboxyl carrier protein subunit gives MKKLRVTIEGKSYDVLVEILDGGTPAAAAPAAAPVASAPVSAASVSAPVSAAPAPVAKPAAGGPGDVRSPLAGKIVSIDVKVGAAVQEGAQIATIEAMKMNTYIFAPKSGTVSAVHAKAGDGVEEGALLLQIA, from the coding sequence ATGAAAAAGCTTCGCGTTACCATTGAAGGTAAGAGCTACGACGTCCTCGTCGAAATCCTCGACGGTGGCACTCCGGCTGCCGCGGCCCCCGCCGCCGCTCCGGTGGCCTCCGCCCCGGTCTCGGCTGCCAGCGTGAGCGCGCCCGTCTCGGCGGCGCCCGCTCCGGTGGCCAAGCCCGCCGCCGGCGGTCCTGGCGACGTGCGCAGCCCGCTGGCGGGCAAGATCGTCTCCATCGACGTCAAGGTCGGGGCGGCGGTGCAGGAAGGCGCCCAGATTGCCACGATCGAGGCGATGAAGATGAATACCTACATCTTTGCGCCGAAGAGCGGCACGGTCTCGGCCGTGCACGCCAAGGCCGGCGACGGCGTCGAGGAAGGCGCGCTGCTCCTGCAGATCGCCTAA
- a CDS encoding sodium ion-translocating decarboxylase subunit beta, giving the protein MQFHDLLNVFQGITTLFDSPTPIFVGRIGLMLLGMLLVYLGRKGVLEPLLMIPMGLGMAAVNAGVLFLDPMTAAAVGEGTAVKHGTLMMAPLVQKTDNLMYILQIDFLQPIYTFAFSNGLIACFVFMGIGVLLDVGFVLARPFLSMFLALCAELGTIVTFPIAVAMGLNYGEAASIAMVGGADGPMVLFTSLTLAKDLFVPITVVAYLYLGLTYGGYPYLIRLLVPEKLRGLKMPPKPIVKITADEKLTFAVVACTVLCLLFPSAAPLFLSLFVGVAVREAGLSYFVAFIDGPVLYGSTLFLGLLLGVLCEASIILDPRVLILLVLGILALLLSGIGGIVGGYIAYFASGRKINPVIGIAGVSCVPSTAKVAQKEVSKVRPDSIILPEALGANISGVITTAILTGIYVTLVPLLTK; this is encoded by the coding sequence ATGCAATTTCATGATCTCCTAAATGTCTTCCAGGGCATCACGACCCTGTTCGACTCTCCGACCCCGATCTTTGTCGGGCGAATCGGCCTCATGCTCCTCGGCATGTTGCTCGTGTATCTGGGCCGCAAAGGCGTCCTCGAGCCGCTGCTGATGATTCCGATGGGTTTGGGTATGGCCGCGGTGAACGCGGGCGTGCTCTTCCTTGATCCCATGACCGCCGCCGCGGTCGGCGAGGGCACCGCTGTGAAGCATGGCACGCTGATGATGGCGCCGCTGGTCCAGAAGACCGATAACCTGATGTACATCCTGCAGATCGATTTTCTGCAGCCGATCTACACCTTTGCCTTCAGCAACGGCTTGATCGCGTGCTTCGTCTTCATGGGCATTGGCGTGCTGCTTGACGTGGGTTTCGTGCTGGCGCGTCCGTTTCTCAGCATGTTCCTCGCGCTCTGCGCCGAGCTCGGCACGATCGTGACGTTCCCGATCGCCGTGGCGATGGGCCTCAATTACGGCGAGGCCGCCTCGATCGCGATGGTCGGCGGTGCCGACGGCCCGATGGTGCTCTTCACTTCGCTGACCCTGGCGAAGGACCTGTTCGTGCCGATCACCGTCGTCGCGTACCTGTACCTTGGCCTGACCTACGGTGGCTATCCGTATCTCATTCGGCTGCTCGTGCCGGAGAAGCTGCGCGGTCTCAAGATGCCGCCGAAGCCGATCGTGAAGATCACGGCGGACGAAAAGCTGACGTTCGCGGTCGTTGCCTGCACGGTTCTCTGCCTGCTCTTCCCGTCGGCGGCCCCGCTGTTCCTCTCGCTCTTCGTGGGCGTCGCGGTGCGCGAGGCCGGCCTCAGCTACTTCGTGGCGTTCATCGACGGTCCGGTGCTGTACGGGTCGACGCTGTTCCTCGGCCTGCTGCTCGGCGTGCTGTGCGAAGCCTCGATCATCCTCGATCCGCGCGTGCTGATCCTCCTGGTTCTCGGCATCCTGGCGCTGCTGCTCTCGGGCATCGGCGGCATCGTGGGTGGCTACATCGCGTACTTTGCCAGCGGCCGAAAGATCAACCCGGTCATTGGCATCGCAGGTGTGAGTTGCGTGCCGTCCACCGCGAAGGTGGCGCAGAAGGAAGTGTCCAAGGTTCGACCGGACTCGATCATCCTGCCGGAGGCGCTGGGCGCCAACATCAGCGGTGTGATCACAACGGCGATCCTCACCGGTATCTACGTGACGCTCGTCCCGCTGCTGACGAAATGA
- a CDS encoding biotin--[acetyl-CoA-carboxylase] ligase — MSIVSETIPAAYPADGWDIAVLDEVDSTNTLAGRKPAWTALRAHTQTGGRGRTRDRRWVSDSGGLWLSAVLPCPGPRTAWEILPLAAGWAVLDALRELGVSGARLRWPNDVMVGRGKLAGLLVERYTAETAVVGIGLNVFNHPERAAADLAGQTVRLADLVPGDQNLDAVMRVVLRSLREAHETVLGPGFGVIADELNRAWKEPRRVEVTLQGQTEPLVGQFHGVDLQGRLRLTVKGRAPAYYDATQVALLRELA, encoded by the coding sequence GTGAGCATCGTCTCTGAAACCATCCCCGCCGCTTATCCCGCCGATGGGTGGGATATCGCGGTATTGGACGAGGTGGACTCGACGAACACGCTCGCGGGGCGCAAGCCCGCCTGGACCGCGCTGCGCGCGCACACCCAGACCGGCGGTCGCGGGCGCACGCGTGACCGGCGCTGGGTTTCGGATTCGGGCGGGCTGTGGTTGTCGGCGGTTTTGCCCTGTCCGGGCCCGCGTACCGCGTGGGAGATCCTGCCGCTGGCGGCAGGTTGGGCCGTGCTCGATGCGCTGCGCGAACTCGGCGTCAGCGGCGCCCGTCTGCGCTGGCCGAACGACGTGATGGTCGGCCGCGGCAAGCTCGCCGGTCTGCTGGTCGAGCGCTACACGGCCGAGACGGCGGTGGTGGGCATCGGCCTGAATGTCTTCAATCACCCGGAACGGGCGGCCGCCGACCTGGCCGGCCAGACGGTGCGCCTGGCGGACCTGGTGCCCGGCGACCAGAACCTCGATGCCGTGATGCGGGTGGTGCTGCGGTCGCTGCGGGAGGCGCACGAAACCGTCCTCGGCCCGGGTTTCGGCGTGATCGCGGACGAGCTCAACCGGGCGTGGAAGGAACCGCGCCGGGTCGAAGTCACGCTTCAGGGCCAGACCGAGCCGCTGGTCGGGCAATTCCACGGCGTGGACCTGCAGGGCCGGCTGCGCCTGACGGTCAAGGGGCGGGCGCCGGCGTATTACGACGCCACGCAGGTGGCACTGCTGCGCGAACTCGCCTGA
- a CDS encoding pyruvate carboxylase subunit B, which produces MSLVAFNNTVLRDGHQSLAATRMTTAQMLPAAPILDELGFAGLETWGGATIDSCLRYLGENPFDRLRALKKAAPKTPQIMLLRGQNIVQYTSFPDDVVEAFVRANAAAGQDIFRIFDALNDTRNLATAIKTVRSCGKHARGEICYTTSPVHTIEAFVKLGVELEKMGCHSIGIKDMSGVIAPRIAYNLVKELKSKVGLPITLHTHDTAGLGAAAYLAAIDAGVDAVETSITPFANGTAQPDTVRMLALLEGHPRCPKFNTAKLQQLREYFTGVYKELEKFTSPANERVDSDTLCYQVPGGMLSNFRNQLKEQGMTDKFEQVMAEIPYVRQCLGWIPLVTPTSQIVGTQSMLNVKFGRWKNFSQPAMDIALGKYGRTPGPIDPQVLKLALEKSGQKQIEGRPADALAPRMAKLREELAAAGLPTNDEACVLHAMFPREFSALYKKPAAPAAAAAPAAAPAKASGPVSRYALTVNGQRTEVTVAELN; this is translated from the coding sequence ATGTCCCTCGTTGCCTTCAATAACACCGTCCTCCGCGACGGCCATCAATCGCTCGCCGCCACGCGCATGACGACGGCGCAGATGCTGCCTGCAGCGCCGATTCTCGACGAACTTGGCTTTGCCGGCCTTGAGACCTGGGGTGGGGCGACCATCGACTCCTGCCTGCGGTACCTTGGCGAGAACCCGTTCGACCGGTTGCGCGCGCTGAAGAAGGCCGCGCCGAAGACGCCGCAGATCATGCTGCTGCGCGGCCAGAACATCGTCCAGTACACGAGCTTCCCCGATGACGTCGTCGAGGCGTTCGTGCGCGCCAACGCGGCCGCCGGCCAGGACATCTTCCGCATCTTCGACGCGCTGAACGACACCCGCAACCTCGCGACCGCGATCAAGACAGTGCGCAGCTGCGGCAAGCACGCGCGCGGTGAGATCTGCTACACGACCAGCCCGGTGCACACGATCGAGGCGTTCGTGAAGCTCGGCGTGGAGCTCGAGAAGATGGGTTGCCACTCGATTGGCATCAAGGACATGTCCGGCGTCATCGCGCCGCGCATTGCCTACAACCTGGTCAAGGAGCTGAAGAGCAAGGTGGGCCTGCCGATCACGCTGCACACGCACGACACCGCCGGCCTTGGCGCCGCAGCGTACCTGGCCGCGATCGACGCGGGCGTGGACGCGGTGGAGACCTCGATCACCCCGTTCGCCAACGGTACCGCTCAGCCGGATACGGTGCGCATGCTCGCGCTGCTCGAAGGCCATCCGCGCTGCCCGAAGTTCAACACGGCGAAGCTGCAGCAGCTCCGCGAGTACTTCACCGGCGTGTACAAGGAGCTCGAGAAGTTCACCTCGCCGGCCAACGAACGCGTCGACTCCGACACGCTGTGCTACCAGGTGCCGGGCGGCATGCTTTCAAATTTCCGCAATCAGCTGAAGGAGCAGGGCATGACCGACAAGTTCGAGCAGGTCATGGCCGAGATCCCGTACGTCCGGCAGTGCCTGGGCTGGATCCCGCTGGTCACGCCGACCTCCCAGATCGTCGGCACGCAGTCGATGCTCAACGTGAAGTTCGGCCGCTGGAAGAATTTCTCCCAGCCGGCGATGGACATCGCGCTCGGCAAGTACGGCCGCACCCCGGGGCCGATCGATCCGCAGGTGCTCAAGCTCGCGTTGGAGAAGTCGGGGCAGAAGCAGATCGAAGGGCGCCCCGCCGACGCGTTGGCGCCCCGGATGGCCAAGCTCCGCGAGGAGCTGGCGGCCGCCGGCCTGCCGACCAACGACGAAGCCTGTGTGCTGCATGCCATGTTCCCGCGCGAGTTCTCCGCGCTGTACAAGAAGCCGGCGGCCCCGGCGGCCGCGGCCGCTCCGGCGGCGGCTCCCGCCAAGGCGTCCGGCCCGGTCTCGCGGTATGCCCTCACGGTGAATGGGCAGCGCACCGAGGTGACGGTCGCCGAGCTGAACTGA
- a CDS encoding M20/M25/M40 family metallo-hydrolase, producing the protein MFDPIEKLKEFIRHPSVSTDSKFRDGMLGAQKFVADLLGSIGFQVEVVRTEKHPLIFAQRGGDKSWPHVVIYGHYDVQPADPLNLWKTEAFEPTIIGNRIYGRGAADNKGPLMTNIAAIAQLLEEQPNLPLRITFLIEGEEEMGSPSFPKFLEQYADRLREADFVYLSDTALPNENQVVITAGLRGLTLFDLVVTGAKGDMHSGLHGGAFRNPIQALAEIMATLHLPDGRVNVPGFYDAVLPVHDWERAELKKLGVDEKAYAEFLGVDIFYTPPGFSPAEAIRFQPTLEFNGIGGGYQGEGTKTVIPSKAFVKVSCRLVPNQEPDKIKRLVIETIKARAPKGVKLEFIDQHKGEAYVVVPPDRSNTPKDQSPVLARAFRATDKAVTEIWGRPPLYLREGGSVPIIAEIKRATGLDSVMLGLFLPEDNLHAPNESFNLDVMKKGIATARRIFAEIAKG; encoded by the coding sequence ATGTTCGACCCGATTGAAAAACTGAAGGAGTTTATCCGCCACCCCAGCGTTTCCACCGATTCGAAGTTCCGGGACGGAATGTTGGGTGCCCAGAAATTCGTCGCCGACCTGCTCGGCTCGATCGGCTTCCAGGTCGAGGTCGTCCGGACCGAGAAGCACCCCCTCATTTTTGCGCAGCGCGGCGGCGACAAGTCCTGGCCGCACGTGGTGATCTACGGGCACTACGACGTGCAGCCGGCCGACCCGCTCAATTTGTGGAAGACGGAGGCGTTTGAACCCACGATCATCGGCAACCGTATCTACGGCCGGGGCGCGGCGGACAACAAGGGACCGCTGATGACCAACATCGCCGCGATCGCCCAGCTCCTGGAGGAGCAGCCCAACCTGCCCCTGCGCATCACGTTTCTGATCGAGGGCGAGGAGGAGATGGGCAGCCCGAGCTTCCCAAAATTCCTCGAGCAGTATGCCGACCGCCTGCGCGAGGCGGACTTCGTCTATCTGTCTGACACGGCGCTGCCGAATGAGAACCAGGTTGTCATCACGGCGGGCCTCCGCGGCCTGACGCTCTTCGACCTCGTGGTCACGGGCGCCAAGGGCGACATGCACTCAGGCCTGCACGGCGGGGCGTTCCGCAACCCGATCCAGGCGCTGGCCGAGATCATGGCGACGCTGCACCTGCCCGACGGGCGGGTGAACGTGCCGGGCTTCTACGACGCGGTGCTGCCGGTGCACGACTGGGAGCGGGCGGAACTGAAGAAGCTGGGCGTCGATGAAAAGGCGTACGCGGAGTTCCTCGGCGTGGACATCTTCTACACGCCGCCGGGCTTCTCGCCGGCGGAGGCGATCCGGTTCCAGCCGACACTCGAGTTCAACGGCATCGGCGGCGGTTACCAGGGCGAGGGCACGAAGACCGTGATCCCGAGCAAGGCCTTCGTGAAGGTGAGCTGCCGGCTCGTGCCGAACCAGGAGCCGGACAAGATCAAGCGCCTCGTCATCGAGACGATCAAGGCCCGCGCGCCGAAGGGCGTGAAGCTGGAGTTCATCGACCAGCACAAGGGCGAGGCGTACGTGGTGGTGCCGCCGGACCGCAGCAACACGCCGAAGGACCAGTCGCCGGTGCTGGCGCGCGCGTTCCGGGCGACGGACAAGGCTGTAACCGAAATCTGGGGACGCCCGCCGCTGTACCTGCGCGAGGGCGGAAGCGTGCCGATCATCGCGGAGATCAAGCGAGCCACTGGGCTCGACTCCGTGATGCTCGGGCTGTTCCTGCCGGAGGATAACCTCCATGCGCCGAACGAGAGCTTCAATCTCGACGTGATGAAGAAGGGTATCGCCACCGCGCGCCGGATCTTCGCGGAGATTGCGAAGGGCTGA
- a CDS encoding OmpA family protein, protein MNLPSKSLCLVVASAMLVFAGCTKKPARPDPSATAMGPQGAGAGLGSVSPTDLAGNTSAGGELQQRDAGFDANGQNRAALADQTVYFDYDSSSIKSAERAKLQAAKDYLDKNAGQRLLLEGRCDWRGTAEYNLALGDRRANSVKKYLQSLGVPADRIETLSKGSLEAAKNADEATMAKDRRVDLIVVQAAGALPAAGAPAAAPASAPAAGAVPPL, encoded by the coding sequence ATGAACCTTCCTTCCAAGAGTCTCTGCCTCGTCGTTGCGAGCGCGATGCTTGTCTTCGCCGGCTGCACCAAGAAGCCCGCGCGGCCGGATCCGTCCGCCACCGCCATGGGCCCGCAGGGCGCCGGCGCCGGTCTCGGCTCCGTTAGCCCGACCGATCTCGCCGGCAACACCTCCGCCGGCGGTGAACTCCAGCAGCGCGATGCCGGCTTCGATGCCAATGGCCAGAACCGCGCCGCCCTCGCGGACCAGACGGTCTATTTCGATTACGACAGCTCTTCGATCAAGTCGGCCGAGCGCGCGAAGCTCCAGGCCGCCAAGGACTATCTCGACAAGAACGCCGGCCAGCGCCTCCTCCTCGAGGGTCGCTGCGATTGGCGCGGCACTGCCGAGTACAATCTCGCGCTGGGTGATCGTCGTGCGAACTCGGTGAAGAAGTACCTGCAGTCCCTCGGCGTCCCCGCCGACCGGATCGAGACGCTCTCCAAGGGCAGTCTCGAGGCCGCCAAGAACGCCGACGAGGCCACCATGGCCAAGGATCGCCGCGTCGACCTCATCGTCGTGCAGGCCGCCGGGGCCCTCCCGGCCGCTGGCGCTCCCGCCGCCGCCCCGGCCTCGGCTCCCGCCGCCGGCGCCGTGCCGCCGCTCTGA
- a CDS encoding response regulator transcription factor, with product MKRLVIIEDQTAIREMLAEILRLDANYQLVGEAGDGQAAITLCMEAHPDVCVLDAKLPGLNGVDILRRLNKKLPEMRVLVFSGHENPVLVREMLEAGAHGFVEKTAGLFEFKKGLETVANGGTYFGPAVAALLRNVVANPATSSAPDFLTDREREILQLVAESHSTKEIAAKLGISVKTVDNHRTNLMRKLNLHDVASLTRYALEVGLIEPKKPV from the coding sequence ATGAAGCGCCTTGTCATCATCGAAGACCAAACCGCGATTCGCGAGATGTTGGCCGAGATTCTGCGGTTGGACGCCAACTACCAACTCGTCGGCGAGGCTGGCGATGGACAAGCTGCCATCACCCTTTGCATGGAAGCCCACCCGGACGTCTGCGTGCTGGACGCCAAGCTCCCCGGGCTGAACGGCGTCGATATTCTCCGCCGGTTGAACAAGAAGCTCCCCGAGATGCGCGTCCTCGTGTTTTCGGGACACGAGAACCCGGTGCTCGTGCGTGAGATGCTCGAAGCCGGCGCCCATGGCTTCGTCGAGAAGACCGCCGGGCTGTTCGAGTTCAAGAAGGGCCTGGAGACCGTCGCCAACGGCGGCACCTACTTTGGGCCGGCCGTCGCCGCCCTCCTCCGCAACGTCGTGGCCAACCCCGCCACGAGCAGTGCGCCTGACTTCCTGACCGATCGCGAACGCGAGATTCTGCAGCTCGTTGCCGAGAGCCACAGCACCAAGGAGATCGCCGCCAAACTCGGCATCAGCGTGAAGACGGTGGACAACCACCGCACCAACCTGATGCGGAAACTCAACCTCCACGACGTCGCCAGCCTCACCCGTTACGCCCTGGAAGTCGGCCTGATCGAGCCCAAGAAGCCTGTGTAA
- a CDS encoding sigma-70 family RNA polymerase sigma factor: MSAKAQEVALDRLLVDRFKSGDQSAFDEMVARYWDRIYSMVHQLLRNQQDAEEVTQDAFIRAHRGLVNFRGDSAFSTWLYQIATNLARNRYWYWWRRKRDQSVSIDAPVGPENDMTLAEVIPAEVESPDDIAVTDEFVARIGKGMERLSAKHREILVLRNIKNLSYEEIAAILGISVGTVKSRIARARESLRAKLGEDFK, translated from the coding sequence ATGTCTGCCAAAGCCCAGGAAGTTGCGCTCGATCGCCTGTTGGTGGACCGCTTCAAGAGCGGCGACCAGTCCGCGTTTGACGAAATGGTCGCGCGCTACTGGGACCGGATCTACTCGATGGTGCATCAGCTGCTGCGCAACCAGCAGGATGCCGAGGAGGTAACGCAAGATGCCTTCATTAGGGCGCACCGCGGGCTTGTGAATTTTCGGGGAGATTCAGCCTTTTCGACCTGGCTGTACCAGATTGCGACGAACCTCGCGCGCAACCGGTACTGGTATTGGTGGCGCCGCAAGCGTGACCAGTCCGTCTCCATTGACGCTCCGGTCGGCCCCGAAAACGACATGACCCTCGCAGAAGTCATCCCGGCTGAAGTCGAATCGCCCGACGATATCGCAGTGACCGACGAATTCGTCGCCCGGATCGGCAAAGGGATGGAACGCCTTAGCGCCAAGCACCGCGAGATTCTCGTCTTGCGGAACATCAAAAACCTATCGTACGAGGAGATCGCCGCGATCTTGGGCATCTCTGTTGGAACCGTAAAGAGCCGGATTGCACGTGCCCGCGAAAGCCTGCGCGCGAAACTCGGCGAAGACTTCAAATGA